CAAGCCCATTCGCGCGCTCCGCGCGCGCCCTCTCCCCAACCCCTCTCCCGCACGCGGGCGAGGGGCTTTTCAAGGGTTCCCTCTCCCGCGTGCGGGAGAGGGCGGCCCGCAGGGCCGGGAGAGGGCGTGCCCAAGCAAACCCGCATCAGTTGCTCCAAGCCCCGATTGCCGCATGCAACTCCGGCACCGCATCGGCGGTATCGCGCATCGTGCGTGTGACCAGGCTGGCCGCGGCCAGCAGCGATTGGGTCATGCTCTCGTCCATCGCCGGGTCTGCGGCAATCTGCGGATTGGCGTCGAGAAAGCCGGTGTGCACGTCGCCGGACACGAAGGCCGGGTGGGCGATCAGTCTTCGCAGGAACGCGGTATTGGTCTTGCACCCGAGCAGCACGGTCTCGGCGAGGGCACGGTCCGCGCGGGCGATGGCCTCGGACCGGTCGGCGCCGGTGATGATCAGCTTGGCGATCATGGGGTCGAAGCTGGCGGTGACCTCGCCACCTTCGAGCACACCGGCATCCATGCGCACGCCCTCGCCTTCGCCCGGTTTCCATTTGAGTATCGGTCCGGTGGTCGGCGTATAGCCCCGGCCGGGATCTTCGGCATAGATGCGGAATTCGATGGCATGACCGCTGGCCTGAATGTCGGCCTGGGCATACGGCAGCGGCTGACCGGCGGCGACGCAAAGCTGCTCCAGCACCAGATCGAGACCGGTGATCTGCTCGGTGACGGGATGCTCGACCTGCAGGCGGGTATTGGTTTCCAGGTAATAGAACTCGCCGTCCTGGCCAAAGATGAATTCCACGGTGCCGGCATTGCGGTAGCCGCAGGAGCGGGCGATGCCGGCGGCGGTTTCGCAGATGTCCTCGCGCTTGCCGGGCGTCAATGCGGGCGATGGCGTTTCTTCCACGATCTTCTGGAAACGACGCTGCACCGAGCATTCGCGTTCGAAGCAGTGCACGACCTTGCCCCGACCGTCGCCGAGCACCTGGACTTC
Above is a window of Gammaproteobacteria bacterium DNA encoding:
- a CDS encoding biotin carboxylase; the encoded protein is MKASSGALTPRLQAARKQVSSWPFDSVLVANRGEIAVRVLRTVQALGLRGLIVHHAADRHTPAVRMADQAIEITGSTPVAAYLDGAQILDKAKAAGAGAIHPGYGFLSENSGFARAVEAAGLAFVGPTPEQIDLMGDKVRARNFVEKAGFPVAPSAIEDDDPASFVERARAVGAPLLIKPSAGGGGKGMRIVRDLSLLETEIDRARSEGQRYFGDGRLYAERYVENPRHIEVQVLGDGRGKVVHCFERECSVQRRFQKIVEETPSPALTPGKREDICETAAGIARSCGYRNAGTVEFIFGQDGEFYYLETNTRLQVEHPVTEQITGLDLVLEQLCVAAGQPLPYAQADIQASGHAIEFRIYAEDPGRGYTPTTGPILKWKPGEGEGVRMDAGVLEGGEVTASFDPMIAKLIITGADRSEAIARADRALAETVLLGCKTNTAFLRRLIAHPAFVSGDVHTGFLDANPQIAADPAMDESMTQSLLAAASLVTRTMRDTADAVPELHAAIGAWSN